A genomic stretch from Candidatus Schekmanbacteria bacterium includes:
- a CDS encoding PTS sugar transporter subunit IIA encodes MVGAIIVTHGNLAAELIKSAEMILGRQKHLLSVCIKLNNGEEDIVHAIKKAISDVKSEEGILIFTDMFGGTPTNLSLSFMDEGKIEVVTGVNLPMLIKFLTEREHNPLQKLVSFCKQYGKKHIMVASEILGQQKEEHNN; translated from the coding sequence TTGGTTGGAGCAATAATAGTTACACACGGAAACCTAGCTGCTGAGCTTATTAAATCCGCTGAAATGATACTTGGAAGGCAAAAACACTTGCTGTCTGTTTGTATCAAGCTAAACAACGGGGAAGAAGATATAGTACACGCCATCAAAAAAGCTATCTCTGATGTTAAATCAGAAGAAGGTATTCTCATATTTACTGATATGTTTGGCGGTACACCTACTAATCTGAGTCTTTCTTTCATGGATGAAGGGAAAATTGAAGTGGTTACTGGCGTCAATCTCCCAATGCTTATTAAATTCCTGACCGAGAGGGAACATAACCCGCTTCAGAAGCTCGTTTCTTTCTGTAAACAATACGGGAAAAAACATATCATGGTTGCCTCTGAAATACTTGGTCAGCAAAAAGAAGAACATAACAACTGA
- the hprK gene encoding HPr(Ser) kinase/phosphatase, which produces MKKFITVKQFFNETKEDLNLSILCAKNSLRNKISNYHIQKPGLALAGYLENIKSETVSILGNTETSYLKTLPAGKCNDSLRKLLKLRLACIIISNSNPPPCDLLGIASKTNTPVMCSTINSTILISRLLNFLEEKLAESITLHGVLVDVFGVGVLLLGKSGVGKSEIVLDLVEKGHRLVSDDVVVIKKTGEMTLLGSSPESIRHHMEIRGLGIINIKDLFGVTSIRDSKRIEIVIELEEWELESQYERLGLDTLYADILGIKIPKILMPVAPGRNMSMIIEIAARNYLLKKMGYNPAEELNRKLLNKIIEEEKSLTADSKRRNSKQNKEN; this is translated from the coding sequence ATGAAGAAATTTATTACAGTAAAACAGTTTTTTAATGAAACAAAAGAAGATCTTAATCTCAGTATCCTATGTGCAAAAAACAGTCTAAGAAATAAGATCAGCAATTACCACATTCAAAAGCCTGGACTTGCTCTTGCAGGATATCTTGAAAATATAAAAAGTGAGACAGTAAGCATTTTAGGCAACACAGAAACATCTTACTTAAAGACGCTGCCGGCAGGTAAATGCAATGATTCTCTAAGAAAGCTTCTTAAACTTCGCCTTGCCTGCATAATAATATCTAACAGCAATCCTCCTCCCTGCGATCTTCTGGGCATAGCTTCAAAAACCAACACCCCTGTTATGTGTTCAACTATCAACTCCACAATTCTTATCTCCAGGCTTCTCAATTTTCTCGAGGAAAAACTGGCAGAATCAATTACCCTGCATGGAGTGCTTGTAGATGTTTTTGGAGTTGGAGTTCTTTTACTCGGGAAAAGCGGCGTCGGCAAAAGTGAGATCGTTCTCGACCTGGTGGAAAAAGGCCACCGTCTTGTATCTGATGACGTAGTTGTAATCAAGAAAACAGGAGAAATGACGCTTCTCGGTTCCAGTCCGGAAAGCATCCGTCACCACATGGAGATAAGAGGACTTGGTATAATAAACATAAAAGACCTTTTCGGAGTTACATCTATACGTGACAGCAAGAGAATAGAGATCGTAATTGAACTTGAAGAATGGGAGTTGGAAAGTCAGTACGAAAGACTCGGGCTTGATACGCTTTATGCTGACATACTCGGGATAAAAATACCAAAAATTCTTATGCCTGTTGCTCCAGGAAGAAACATGTCAATGATAATTGAAATTGCTGCAAGAAACTATCTTTTGAAGAAAATGGGTTATAATCCGGCTGAAGAATTGAACAGAAAGCTGCTAAACAAAATCATCGAAGAAGAAAAGAGTCTTACAGCTGATTCAAAGCGCAGAAACAGTAAGCAAAATAAGGAGAATTAA
- a CDS encoding PTS sugar transporter subunit IIA, giving the protein MKISNVLKEEAILPTMASRNKAEILKELSSHLVSIFKIKETTDTLFKILESREELGSTGIGDGIAIPHGKVPSIDEELLIVGRSKDGIDFNAMDSKPVHLFFLLVGPENAASMHLKALAKLSRILSNPTLRNKLLNAESKNEMFTLLADEDSKYS; this is encoded by the coding sequence ATGAAAATTTCTAATGTGCTGAAAGAGGAAGCAATCTTGCCAACAATGGCTTCCAGGAACAAAGCAGAAATTCTCAAAGAGCTTTCTTCTCATCTCGTCTCAATTTTCAAGATAAAGGAAACAACAGATACTCTTTTTAAGATTCTTGAGTCCAGAGAAGAACTTGGCAGTACCGGTATTGGAGATGGGATTGCTATCCCGCATGGGAAAGTCCCGAGTATCGACGAAGAACTTCTTATAGTTGGAAGGTCAAAGGATGGTATAGATTTTAATGCGATGGACAGTAAACCTGTACATCTCTTTTTCTTACTTGTTGGACCTGAAAATGCAGCGAGCATGCACCTTAAGGCTTTAGCTAAACTTTCAAGGATTCTCAGTAACCCTACACTAAGAAACAAACTGTTGAATGCAGAAAGCAAAAATGAAATGTTCACTCTTCTTGCCGACGAAGATTCAAAATATAGCTGA
- the raiA gene encoding ribosome-associated translation inhibitor RaiA: protein MQITIKGRHIELTPALKNHVTKRVEKLKKYTDNILTVSVILSVEKYRHISEINIHVDDQLFVSKAETDDLYASVDQCIEKLDTQLNKRKARYSSSRKKERSDEAEGEETADTE from the coding sequence ATGCAAATAACAATCAAGGGAAGACATATAGAATTGACCCCGGCCTTAAAAAATCATGTCACAAAAAGGGTAGAAAAACTAAAAAAATACACTGATAATATTCTAACAGTATCAGTAATTTTAAGTGTAGAGAAATACCGGCACATATCGGAAATAAACATACATGTAGATGATCAGCTTTTTGTCAGCAAAGCAGAGACTGATGACCTTTATGCTTCTGTAGACCAGTGTATTGAGAAATTAGACACACAGTTGAATAAGCGTAAGGCACGTTACTCATCATCAAGAAAGAAAGAACGCTCCGATGAAGCTGAAGGTGAGGAAACAGCTGACACTGAATAA
- the rpoN gene encoding RNA polymerase factor sigma-54 encodes MALEVKLQLKQTQKLVMTTELRQAIELLTLSRLELQQIIKEKLLENPVLEETTEPVSEEEALPISEEEIFLPADKVHKDDPTSDKPLNEVDWEYFLQSYHENYGTNLSCDFSEDSPNLENIIASKETLSEHLHKQLALVVSDDEESKIGSLIIGNLDENGFLSMTLDEMAQRYTLDRDKLQHVHSLFRNFDPDGIAAENIQQCLIIQLENREDYNPLAMEILTNHMEDLKSLNLKKLADICGATEEDIRTALYVIKSLDPRPARNFGGEETRYIQPDVFVVKVDNEYVVHLNDDGFNNLKISQSYKEMIHKLNSHNKEAKDYLEQKMRSAVWLLKTIQQRQRTIYKVAKSIVRKQRDFFEQGISYLKPMVLREVAEDISLHECTVSRVTNNKYMHTPHGIFELKFFFTSGITAGDGDSVSSKSIKNMIKDIIQNEDKSKPLSDEKIAQILASQKLYIARRTIAKYREELNFLPSSKRKKII; translated from the coding sequence ATGGCTCTTGAAGTAAAGCTTCAGCTAAAGCAAACTCAGAAGCTTGTGATGACAACAGAGCTGAGACAGGCCATCGAGCTTCTGACACTCTCGAGGCTTGAACTGCAGCAGATTATAAAGGAAAAACTTCTTGAGAATCCTGTTCTCGAGGAAACGACTGAACCTGTATCTGAAGAGGAAGCTCTTCCAATCAGTGAAGAAGAGATTTTTCTTCCGGCTGATAAAGTTCACAAGGATGATCCCACATCTGACAAACCTCTTAACGAGGTAGACTGGGAATATTTTCTTCAGTCATATCATGAAAATTATGGAACAAATCTGAGCTGTGATTTTTCTGAAGACAGTCCCAATCTAGAAAATATAATTGCTTCCAAGGAAACATTAAGCGAACATTTACATAAGCAACTCGCCCTTGTAGTATCTGATGATGAAGAAAGCAAAATAGGAAGCTTAATAATCGGGAATTTAGATGAAAACGGATTTCTTTCAATGACTCTCGATGAAATGGCTCAGCGCTATACCCTGGACAGGGATAAGCTTCAACATGTCCATTCCTTGTTCAGAAACTTCGATCCTGACGGTATTGCGGCTGAAAATATCCAGCAATGTCTCATAATACAATTAGAAAACAGGGAAGATTACAACCCCCTTGCCATGGAAATATTGACGAATCACATGGAAGATCTAAAGTCCCTTAATCTCAAGAAATTGGCCGATATCTGCGGAGCAACGGAAGAAGATATACGAACCGCTCTTTATGTCATTAAAAGCCTTGATCCAAGACCTGCCAGGAATTTTGGAGGGGAAGAAACCCGTTACATACAGCCTGATGTATTTGTTGTAAAAGTTGACAACGAATATGTTGTCCATTTGAATGATGATGGATTTAACAACCTTAAAATAAGCCAATCATATAAAGAAATGATTCATAAACTTAACTCTCATAACAAGGAGGCAAAAGATTATCTTGAACAAAAAATGCGCTCTGCGGTATGGCTTTTAAAGACAATACAACAGAGACAAAGGACTATTTATAAAGTTGCAAAAAGCATAGTAAGGAAACAAAGAGATTTTTTCGAACAGGGAATTTCATATCTTAAACCTATGGTATTAAGGGAAGTAGCAGAGGATATTTCTCTCCATGAATGCACTGTAAGCCGTGTTACAAACAATAAATATATGCACACTCCTCATGGTATATTTGAACTTAAATTTTTCTTTACAAGCGGCATTACAGCTGGAGACGGAGATAGTGTTTCTTCAAAATCCATAAAAAACATGATTAAAGATATAATCCAGAATGAAGATAAATCAAAACCTCTGAGCGATGAAAAAATAGCGCAGATTCTTGCCAGTCAAAAATTATATATAGCAAGGAGAACAATAGCAAAATACAGAGAAGAACTTAACTTTTTGCCTTCGAGCAAGAGAAAGAAAATTATCTGA
- the lptB gene encoding LPS export ABC transporter ATP-binding protein, giving the protein MKSLNKTYGNRRVVDDVSMEIRNGEVVGLLGPNGAGKTTTFYMVVGLIKPDGGEILLNGDDIASLPMYMRARRGIGYLPQESSIFKKLTVEENFSAILEMLLIPEDEKEERLKMLLEELSLSHLAKSKAYTLSGGERRRVEITRSLITNPHFILLDEPFAGIEPKAVDEIQQIICNLKNKGIGIIITDHNVRETLKITDRAYIISDGKVIEHGIPDAIAKSENVKRIYLGNNFELFN; this is encoded by the coding sequence ATAAAATCTTTAAATAAAACATACGGCAACAGGAGAGTAGTTGACGATGTTTCGATGGAAATAAGAAACGGTGAAGTAGTGGGACTTTTGGGGCCAAATGGAGCGGGAAAGACTACGACATTTTACATGGTGGTAGGCCTTATAAAGCCTGATGGCGGAGAGATACTCCTAAATGGCGATGATATCGCATCACTTCCGATGTATATGAGAGCAAGACGCGGCATAGGTTATCTGCCGCAGGAGTCTTCAATATTTAAAAAGCTTACTGTAGAAGAGAATTTCTCTGCTATACTGGAGATGCTTCTGATACCCGAAGACGAGAAGGAAGAACGATTAAAAATGCTGCTAGAGGAATTAAGCCTTTCTCATCTGGCAAAAAGTAAGGCATACACATTGTCTGGGGGCGAAAGAAGAAGAGTTGAGATAACAAGAAGTCTTATAACAAATCCACATTTCATTCTCCTAGATGAGCCATTTGCAGGAATAGAACCCAAAGCAGTGGATGAAATACAACAGATAATCTGCAACCTAAAAAATAAAGGCATTGGCATAATAATAACCGATCACAATGTAAGAGAAACACTAAAAATAACTGATAGGGCTTACATAATCAGTGACGGTAAAGTAATAGAGCATGGTATCCCGGATGCAATAGCAAAAAGCGAGAATGTTAAAAGAATTTATCTTGGAAATAATTTTGAACTTTTTAACTGA
- the lptA gene encoding lipopolysaccharide transport periplasmic protein LptA, translating to MTNLKRISIAGFTVLIMLFTLTGRTEEKNSIMDMLGKGSDKDIPIKITSDRMEAYNKKDLIIFYDNVKAIRSDTTLLADRMDIYLNQKDKKIEKIVALGNVRINQEDKNATAEKATYFDNTQEILLEGSPQVWQKGNVLKGNSISMHLNEDRIIVNSADVQIKPKSMKNAPGMGKSKKETGNKESDSEEGAL from the coding sequence ATGACAAATTTAAAAAGAATTTCTATCGCGGGCTTTACGGTTCTAATCATGCTTTTTACATTAACCGGAAGAACAGAAGAAAAAAACTCCATAATGGATATGCTGGGGAAAGGTTCAGACAAAGATATCCCAATAAAAATAACATCAGATAGAATGGAAGCATATAACAAAAAAGACCTTATAATATTCTACGACAATGTTAAGGCAATTAGAAGTGACACGACCCTTCTTGCAGACAGAATGGACATTTATTTAAATCAAAAAGATAAAAAAATCGAAAAAATCGTTGCGCTCGGAAATGTAAGAATTAATCAGGAAGATAAGAATGCAACAGCTGAAAAGGCGACATATTTTGATAACACGCAGGAAATTCTTTTAGAGGGAAGCCCCCAAGTATGGCAGAAAGGTAATGTGCTTAAAGGCAACAGCATAAGCATGCATCTCAATGAAGATAGAATAATAGTGAACTCCGCAGATGTTCAAATTAAGCCTAAAAGCATGAAGAATGCGCCTGGCATGGGGAAATCCAAGAAAGAGACAGGGAATAAAGAATCAGACTCAGAGGAAGGTGCATTGTGA
- the lptC gene encoding LPS export ABC transporter periplasmic protein LptC, with product MQGSYIKKFKYHFLTVFTLLLIATLFSVFIPGRVSEKKVTVPATLPQTEVPSISIKPLKFSQATTEYPRFSLSAEKADFYQDKNNGVLNNFKIVYTYEKGKKITISGLKARINAKINDDMTMGLGNSDIYCDAPITAVSTSGLNFTTENLKWSGGEGIVTTDGRVSLYGENFRIDGKGMKAVLKDEKIELLSDVELTVSPSAVKKFSKNGLI from the coding sequence ATGCAGGGATCTTATATAAAAAAATTTAAGTACCATTTTCTCACTGTTTTCACTTTACTGTTAATTGCCACACTATTCAGTGTGTTCATACCGGGAAGAGTTAGTGAAAAGAAGGTAACTGTTCCTGCCACACTTCCACAAACTGAAGTTCCTTCTATAAGCATAAAACCGCTCAAATTTTCCCAGGCAACGACAGAATATCCAAGATTTTCCTTATCAGCTGAAAAAGCTGATTTCTATCAGGACAAAAACAACGGGGTTCTTAATAATTTCAAGATTGTTTACACATATGAAAAGGGGAAAAAGATTACCATTTCAGGGTTAAAGGCAAGAATAAATGCTAAAATCAATGATGACATGACAATGGGGCTTGGCAATTCCGACATATACTGCGATGCACCAATTACTGCTGTGTCAACAAGCGGTTTGAATTTTACAACTGAAAATCTGAAATGGAGCGGTGGTGAAGGGATTGTGACAACAGACGGACGAGTATCTCTTTATGGAGAAAATTTCAGAATTGACGGGAAAGGAATGAAGGCAGTTTTGAAGGATGAAAAAATAGAACTTTTATCGGATGTCGAACTGACTGTCTCTCCGAGTGCAGTTAAGAAATTCAGCAAGAATGGTTTAATTTAA
- a CDS encoding HAD-IIIA family hydrolase: protein MKKKAKKIKLLIVDVDGVLTDGKIIFDSTQREIKAFDVKDGHGIKAAHRFGLEVAIITGRSSSIVDQRASELGIKTVIQKALDKKSAFNKILESTKLSTEEIAYIGDDLPDLPVLRRVGLSVAVSDAVQEVLESADMVTKRYGGSGAVREVIDFILKAQGKWDTLMERYYA, encoded by the coding sequence CTGAAAAAAAAGGCTAAAAAAATCAAACTGTTGATTGTTGATGTTGACGGCGTTTTAACAGACGGGAAAATAATATTTGACAGCACCCAGCGAGAGATAAAAGCATTTGACGTAAAAGACGGACATGGAATAAAAGCTGCACATCGATTTGGATTGGAAGTAGCTATAATAACCGGCAGAAGTTCTTCTATTGTTGACCAGCGTGCTTCTGAACTTGGAATTAAGACAGTAATACAGAAAGCTCTCGATAAGAAGTCGGCTTTTAACAAAATCCTTGAATCAACTAAATTAAGCACAGAAGAAATAGCATACATTGGAGACGATCTGCCAGACCTGCCGGTATTGCGCAGAGTCGGTTTATCAGTAGCTGTTTCTGATGCAGTACAGGAGGTTTTAGAATCAGCTGACATGGTGACTAAACGCTATGGCGGAAGCGGAGCTGTGCGGGAAGTAATAGATTTTATTCTTAAAGCTCAGGGGAAATGGGATACTTTGATGGAAAGGTATTATGCGTAA
- a CDS encoding KpsF/GutQ family sugar-phosphate isomerase: MSIGKAKEVLKIEAEAILNLIDKLDESFNKAVEALYNCKGRVVVTGMGKSGLIGGKIAATFASTGTPAFFLHPADGSHGDIGMVVKNDVMLALSNSGETREINEIIPVIKRLGIKLISLTSNPLSALGKQSDIVLNIHVNKEACPLGLAPTASTTAALAMGDALAVALLERRGFKKDNFAFLHPGGTLGKKLILKVNDIMHSDGEIPFVLADSSVKNAIYEITSKKLGLTIVTDGKKKIKGLITDGDLRRAMEKHPDIMRKKACEIMTMNPKTIKPDALAVEALQVMEKYSITSLIVSLNGKQAEGIIHLHDILKSGVV; this comes from the coding sequence ATGAGTATAGGAAAAGCAAAAGAAGTTTTAAAAATTGAAGCTGAAGCAATTCTCAATCTTATTGATAAACTTGATGAGTCATTCAATAAGGCTGTCGAAGCGTTATATAACTGTAAAGGGCGTGTTGTAGTTACAGGCATGGGAAAATCCGGTTTGATAGGCGGCAAAATTGCGGCAACCTTTGCAAGTACCGGAACTCCGGCATTCTTTTTGCATCCTGCCGACGGTTCTCATGGCGATATTGGAATGGTAGTTAAAAATGATGTAATGCTCGCCTTATCTAACAGCGGTGAAACCCGGGAAATTAATGAGATAATCCCTGTAATAAAAAGACTTGGGATAAAGCTTATTTCCCTTACAAGCAATCCATTATCTGCTTTAGGAAAACAGAGCGATATTGTTCTGAATATCCATGTAAATAAAGAAGCATGCCCTCTCGGTCTTGCTCCAACAGCAAGTACAACTGCCGCGCTGGCAATGGGTGATGCACTTGCAGTAGCCCTCCTTGAAAGAAGAGGATTCAAGAAAGACAACTTTGCTTTTCTCCATCCTGGCGGCACATTGGGAAAGAAACTCATTTTAAAAGTGAATGACATCATGCATTCTGACGGAGAAATACCATTTGTACTAGCTGATTCTTCTGTTAAGAATGCAATTTATGAAATAACATCGAAAAAACTTGGTCTGACAATTGTAACAGACGGCAAGAAAAAAATTAAGGGCCTGATCACAGACGGCGACCTTCGTCGCGCCATGGAAAAGCATCCAGATATAATGAGAAAAAAAGCGTGTGAAATTATGACGATGAACCCAAAAACCATCAAACCTGACGCTCTTGCTGTTGAAGCCCTGCAAGTCATGGAAAAATACTCTATCACCTCACTCATAGTATCCCTCAATGGTAAACAAGCTGAAGGAATAATTCATCTGCATGATATATTAAAGTCAGGAGTTGTCTGA
- a CDS encoding biotin--[acetyl-CoA-carboxylase] ligase, whose product MDIQYIKERIALNPFASSFHHFASIDSTNNKAKELAESGFPDCTVVIADSQTSGRGRMKRQWYSPKGEGIYISLILRPSLPSSKYYFFTMLPCISAVEAISECTGLKCGVKWPNDIFIAGKKTGGILTEASLKYDKIDFIICGIGINVNIEHFEGQFLHPPTSLFLETKEKTAIEALIASFINSFYNHYKLLLSKNGEDEVRSIYRTYSLCLGKKVRLIDGEKIIEGKAVDIDEQGYLLVKCQDENILKFSTGDLFILD is encoded by the coding sequence ATGGACATACAATACATTAAAGAACGAATAGCATTAAATCCCTTTGCAAGCAGCTTCCATCATTTTGCTTCAATAGATTCTACAAATAATAAGGCAAAAGAGCTGGCCGAGTCAGGTTTTCCGGACTGTACTGTAGTCATTGCAGATTCACAGACTTCCGGGCGTGGAAGGATGAAAAGGCAATGGTATTCACCTAAAGGTGAAGGTATATATATATCATTAATTCTAAGACCTTCCCTTCCCTCTTCCAAATATTATTTCTTCACAATGCTCCCATGTATCAGCGCTGTAGAGGCAATCTCAGAATGCACAGGGTTAAAATGCGGAGTGAAGTGGCCAAATGACATATTTATAGCCGGCAAAAAAACAGGCGGGATACTGACTGAAGCATCTTTAAAATATGATAAAATAGATTTTATAATCTGCGGGATAGGCATAAATGTTAACATTGAACACTTTGAGGGGCAATTTCTGCATCCACCAACTTCTCTTTTCCTTGAAACAAAAGAGAAAACAGCCATTGAAGCCCTTATCGCATCATTTATTAATTCATTCTACAATCATTATAAATTGCTCCTTTCAAAGAACGGAGAAGATGAGGTCAGATCCATCTATAGAACTTATTCGCTCTGCCTGGGCAAAAAAGTCAGGTTAATTGACGGAGAAAAAATTATCGAAGGGAAAGCAGTCGATATCGATGAACAAGGATATCTTCTTGTAAAGTGCCAGGATGAGAACATACTGAAATTTTCCACTGGTGATCTGTTTATTCTGGATTAA
- a CDS encoding GTPase domain-containing protein, whose translation MAIYNYSSDEVILKIVYYGTARGGKTTNLEYIYNHSDPSTRGKLISLMTESDRTLFFDLLPMDLGQIRGLNVKIQLYTTPGQVQLNSTRKLVLKGVDALVFVGDSQKNQIESNLESLENLKLNLSDIGLDYNSIPIVFQFNKRDIENVTSIEEMNAILNPMGFPFIQASAINGEGVFDTLKSISKSAIDKAQTLRPTPVQQPPMIIENISDKKEPEIPKLNTEAAKTPGIDLQKDIIDLEEKIFDARRTLNQLVKVLIDIEWKIMKSGQ comes from the coding sequence ATGGCAATCTATAATTATTCTTCTGATGAGGTTATACTGAAGATTGTTTATTATGGAACAGCAAGAGGAGGAAAGACAACTAATCTTGAATATATATATAACCACAGCGATCCCTCAACAAGGGGAAAACTAATTTCTCTGATGACAGAAAGCGACAGGACATTGTTTTTTGACTTGTTGCCGATGGATTTGGGGCAGATAAGAGGCCTTAACGTAAAAATACAGCTTTATACTACTCCGGGTCAGGTGCAGCTAAATTCTACAAGAAAGCTTGTCTTAAAGGGAGTAGATGCACTGGTCTTTGTAGGAGATTCACAAAAGAATCAGATAGAGTCTAACCTTGAAAGCCTTGAAAATTTAAAATTAAATTTAAGTGACATAGGCCTTGATTATAATAGCATTCCGATTGTATTCCAATTCAACAAGAGGGATATTGAAAATGTAACTTCAATTGAGGAAATGAATGCTATTCTTAATCCTATGGGATTCCCTTTTATACAGGCATCGGCCATAAATGGGGAAGGTGTTTTTGATACATTGAAGTCAATATCTAAATCTGCTATTGATAAAGCCCAAACATTGAGACCAACTCCGGTACAGCAGCCTCCGATGATAATTGAAAATATATCTGATAAAAAAGAACCAGAGATACCAAAGCTTAATACTGAAGCAGCAAAAACCCCGGGTATCGATTTGCAAAAGGACATAATAGATCTTGAAGAAAAGATCTTTGATGCCCGCCGTACTTTAAATCAGCTTGTCAAGGTCCTGATCGATATTGAATGGAAGATAATGAAATCAGGCCAGTAA
- the rny gene encoding ribonuclease Y, whose translation MDQYIQYIFLAIGVIAGIAVSCLFYFTNRKKLESSLEASKQETEKIIKEAKREAESVVKESKIEAKEIAIKARSDFEKETREQKKELQILEKRLIQKEENIDRKIDFLAKKDLDIQSKEKEILSKKDELKKAEENLNTVTFECKRRLEKISGLSASDAKKMLIDSIKEEAEHEAMKFVRKIDDDAKENAARKAREIIATVIQRTASEYVAETTVSVVDLPSDEMKGRIIGREGRNIRAFEIATGVDLIIDDTPEAVILSAHDPVKREVAKRTLEKLISDGRIHPGKIEEIIKKVQDEVNEDIKKEGEQACFLLGIHGLNNELVKQLGRLKYRTSYAQNVLEHSKEVASLCSMMASELGLDSTLAKRVGLLHDIGKAIDHEIEGSHAIIGAEMAQKFGESSIVVNAIQAHHEEASPQSLEAILVQAGDALSAARPGARREMLESYIKRLEKLEEIAYSFKGVEKSFAIQAGREIRIIVNNSDLSDDETYMLARNIAKKIEKELSYPGQIKVTAIRETRAIEYAR comes from the coding sequence GTGGACCAGTATATTCAGTATATATTTCTTGCAATCGGAGTAATCGCCGGGATTGCAGTTTCCTGCCTGTTTTATTTTACAAACAGGAAAAAATTGGAAAGCAGTCTCGAAGCATCAAAACAAGAAACTGAAAAAATAATAAAGGAAGCAAAGAGAGAAGCAGAATCAGTCGTCAAAGAAAGCAAGATTGAAGCAAAAGAGATAGCCATAAAGGCAAGGAGTGACTTTGAGAAAGAAACAAGGGAGCAGAAGAAAGAGCTCCAGATACTTGAAAAAAGATTGATACAGAAAGAAGAGAATATTGACAGGAAGATAGATTTCCTCGCGAAGAAAGATCTTGATATTCAATCCAAGGAAAAAGAGATCCTGTCAAAGAAAGACGAACTGAAAAAAGCTGAGGAAAATCTTAATACAGTGACTTTCGAATGTAAAAGAAGGCTTGAAAAGATCTCCGGGTTAAGCGCCTCAGATGCAAAAAAGATGCTTATAGACAGCATAAAGGAAGAGGCTGAGCATGAAGCAATGAAATTCGTAAGGAAAATTGACGACGACGCAAAGGAAAATGCGGCAAGAAAAGCAAGGGAAATAATAGCGACGGTTATCCAGAGAACAGCGTCAGAGTATGTTGCCGAAACAACAGTGTCGGTAGTTGACCTGCCATCTGATGAAATGAAGGGAAGAATAATAGGAAGAGAGGGACGCAATATTAGGGCCTTCGAAATAGCAACAGGGGTTGATCTTATAATCGACGACACTCCTGAAGCAGTAATCCTTTCTGCCCATGATCCGGTAAAAAGAGAGGTTGCAAAGAGGACTCTTGAGAAACTTATAAGTGACGGAAGGATTCATCCGGGAAAAATCGAAGAAATCATCAAGAAGGTACAGGATGAAGTAAATGAAGATATAAAAAAGGAAGGAGAACAGGCATGTTTTCTCCTTGGGATACACGGACTAAACAATGAGCTTGTAAAGCAGCTCGGCAGGCTGAAATATAGGACAAGCTACGCACAGAATGTTCTCGAACATTCTAAGGAAGTTGCTTCACTTTGCAGTATGATGGCGTCAGAGCTGGGACTGGACTCAACACTCGCAAAGAGGGTTGGTCTTCTTCATGATATAGGCAAGGCTATTGACCATGAGATAGAGGGTTCGCACGCTATTATTGGAGCAGAAATGGCTCAGAAGTTTGGTGAGTCATCAATCGTCGTTAATGCCATTCAGGCCCATCATGAAGAAGCCTCACCTCAAAGCCTTGAAGCTATCCTTGTACAGGCAGGAGATGCACTTTCTGCTGCAAGACCCGGAGCAAGGAGAGAGATGCTGGAATCTTATATCAAACGCCTGGAGAAGCTGGAAGAAATAGCCTACTCCTTTAAAGGTGTTGAAAAATCATTCGCTATACAGGCAGGACGTGAGATCAGGATAATAGTTAATAATTCTGACCTCTCCGATGATGAAACTTACATGCTGGCCAGGAATATAGCTAAGAAGATAGAAAAGGAGCTTTCTTATCCCGGACAGATTAAGGTTACTGCTATAAGAGAAACAAGGGCAATTGAGTATGCAAGATAA